A genomic region of candidate division WOR-3 bacterium contains the following coding sequences:
- a CDS encoding GDP-mannose 4,6-dehydratase, producing the protein MNRILITGAEGFVGSHLVKVLKETLAMLIPTCYPPLRPKTGKYVEMDILNFEMVRETLKIHNPDIIFHLAAISSVAKSFIDRPATYNTNIMGTVNLLESALALNKKIKFIFVSTCEVYGGGENLKEDSPIMLKNPYAVSKYAGELICREYSGNNIEVMILRPFNHTGPGQTPDFVLPSIARQIAEIERGKKIPLIEVGNIEVKREFMNVLDVVGAYKLAIEKFVPNEVFNISSGRSYALGTVIELFKKFARVDFEVKVDPTRIRKTDIMVLEGNGEKFAKLTGWSPKIPLEKTVEDLLNYWRAKIKTS; encoded by the coding sequence ATGAACCGTATTCTCATCACGGGTGCCGAGGGTTTTGTTGGCTCCCATCTGGTTAAGGTTTTAAAAGAAACACTCGCCATGCTCATCCCCACATGTTATCCTCCTCTCCGACCCAAGACCGGTAAATATGTAGAAATGGATATATTAAACTTTGAGATGGTGCGCGAAACATTAAAAATTCATAATCCCGATATCATTTTTCACCTGGCAGCTATCAGCTCTGTCGCCAAATCTTTCATCGACCGACCGGCTACCTACAATACCAACATAATGGGAACCGTGAATCTCCTGGAAAGCGCCCTTGCCTTGAATAAAAAAATCAAATTCATCTTTGTCTCCACTTGTGAAGTCTACGGTGGGGGGGAGAATCTAAAGGAAGATTCTCCTATTATGCTGAAAAATCCTTATGCAGTAAGCAAATATGCTGGAGAACTGATATGCCGGGAATACTCCGGGAATAATATAGAAGTGATGATTCTAAGGCCTTTCAACCACACCGGGCCAGGGCAGACACCGGACTTTGTATTACCTTCGATCGCCCGGCAGATCGCCGAAATCGAACGCGGTAAGAAAATACCATTGATTGAAGTGGGCAATATTGAAGTAAAAAGAGAATTTATGAATGTGCTTGATGTGGTTGGAGCTTATAAACTTGCTATAGAAAAATTTGTCCCCAACGAAGTATTCAACATCTCCTCCGGCCGGTCGTATGCATTGGGGACCGTGATCGAACTGTTCAAAAAATTTGCCCGAGTGGATTTTGAAGTCAAAGTTGATCCAACACGTATACGAAAAACTGATATCATGGTCCTGGAAGGCAATGGCGAAAAGTTTGCAAAATTAACCGGTTGGTCACCCAAAATTCCACTGGAAAAAACCGTTGAAGACCTGTTGAATTACTGGCGGGCAAAAATCAAAACCTCATAA
- a CDS encoding glycosyltransferase family 4 protein, producing MNILIVNWQDWKNPYAGGAEVYLYEIFSRLIKRGHKVLLLCSRGLKQKRYEILDGFEIFRIGRRFNFNFYVPWALRALLRHRKIDVIIDDQNKIPFYSPFFTRKKNLIMIMHLFRKTIFRETNPLFASYVYLTESLIPIFYARSQFIAISQSTAEDLRKMGIKQNISIVYSGIPEVLIDNRIKREQNLVLYVGRIKRYKSIDHLLYAIHLVKNEHPVQLALVGTGDALEDLKKLAKNLKLNVEFKGFVSEKEKYEMYQKARVVVQPSIKEGWGLTVLEAQACGTPVICARAPGLKETIIDGKTGYLYEYGNIPELAARIKELLINDERWTAFSRAARDWAMNFSWDRSATLMEQIILNGIR from the coding sequence ATGAATATTCTAATCGTCAACTGGCAGGACTGGAAGAACCCCTATGCCGGAGGAGCGGAAGTATACCTTTACGAAATATTTTCCCGACTCATCAAAAGGGGGCATAAAGTTTTGCTTCTCTGCAGTCGCGGTTTGAAACAGAAGCGTTATGAAATCCTTGATGGTTTTGAGATCTTCCGGATTGGGCGGCGTTTTAACTTCAATTTTTATGTACCATGGGCCCTGCGCGCACTTTTGAGGCATCGAAAAATTGATGTGATAATTGACGACCAGAACAAAATACCCTTTTACTCACCTTTTTTCACCCGGAAGAAAAATTTAATCATGATCATGCATCTTTTCCGCAAAACTATCTTTCGGGAAACAAACCCCTTGTTTGCCAGTTACGTTTATTTAACGGAAAGTTTAATTCCTATTTTCTACGCTCGTTCGCAGTTTATTGCTATCTCTCAGAGCACCGCTGAAGATTTAAGGAAAATGGGAATCAAACAAAATATCTCCATAGTTTACAGCGGCATTCCAGAAGTTCTAATTGATAATCGTATTAAACGGGAACAGAACCTCGTTCTGTATGTGGGCAGAATCAAACGGTATAAATCGATTGACCATCTGCTGTATGCAATCCATTTGGTAAAAAATGAACACCCCGTCCAACTCGCGCTCGTCGGAACCGGGGATGCCCTTGAGGACTTAAAGAAACTGGCAAAAAATTTAAAGTTAAATGTAGAATTCAAGGGCTTCGTGAGTGAAAAAGAAAAATATGAGATGTATCAGAAGGCACGGGTTGTCGTTCAACCCTCTATAAAAGAAGGTTGGGGTCTGACGGTGTTGGAAGCCCAGGCTTGCGGAACACCTGTCATCTGTGCCCGGGCTCCGGGCTTAAAGGAAACAATCATTGATGGAAAGACGGGTTATCTTTATGAATACGGCAATATCCCGGAATTAGCAGCGCGGATTAAAGAACTACTCATCAACGATGAGCGTTGGACTGCATTTTCCCGTGCCGCCCGTGATTGGGCAATGAATTTCTCATGGGACCGTTCCGCCACTCTGATGGAACAGATTATATTAAACGGAATTAGGTAA
- a CDS encoding GDP-mannose 4,6-dehydratase, translated as MKALITGISGFAGSHLAEYLLSQNIEVVGTIKWRSRLENIEHILDKIKLFECDIRDATAVKYVLSETRPDYIFHLAAQSYVPFSWRAPAETLTTNVLGELNIFEGVRELKIDPFIHIAGSSEEYGLVHPQEVPIKETNPLRPLSPYAVSKVAQDLLGFQYYKSYGLKIVRTRAFNHTGPRRGEVFVSSNFARQLIEIEKKKRKPIIYVGNLEAVRDFSDVRDVVRGYYLALKKGTPGEVYNIASGKGIKIKELLDKMIALVNLDLEIVPDPARMRPSDVELLIGSYEKFHVATGWEPSIPLEQTLKDLLDYWRSRIL; from the coding sequence ATGAAAGCACTCATCACCGGCATCTCGGGATTCGCCGGTAGTCATCTTGCTGAATATCTTTTATCTCAAAATATTGAAGTAGTTGGAACAATCAAATGGCGTTCCCGACTCGAAAATATTGAACACATTCTTGATAAGATAAAATTGTTTGAGTGTGATATTCGGGACGCCACGGCCGTGAAATATGTCTTGAGTGAAACTCGGCCTGATTATATCTTCCACCTTGCGGCTCAAAGCTATGTTCCGTTTTCCTGGCGCGCCCCTGCGGAGACTTTGACAACCAATGTCCTCGGGGAATTGAATATCTTTGAAGGGGTGCGTGAATTAAAGATTGATCCTTTTATCCATATTGCGGGATCCAGTGAAGAATACGGACTTGTTCATCCCCAGGAAGTGCCCATAAAAGAAACAAATCCACTGCGACCTTTAAGCCCCTATGCAGTAAGTAAAGTCGCCCAGGACTTGCTTGGTTTTCAATACTACAAAAGTTATGGTCTAAAAATTGTCCGTACCCGGGCATTCAATCACACCGGTCCGCGTCGGGGTGAGGTTTTTGTCTCATCCAATTTTGCCCGACAGCTAATTGAAATTGAAAAAAAGAAACGCAAACCGATTATATATGTCGGTAATCTGGAAGCAGTCCGGGATTTTTCGGATGTCCGGGATGTGGTTCGGGGTTATTATTTAGCATTAAAAAAAGGCACACCCGGCGAAGTCTACAATATCGCCTCCGGGAAAGGCATCAAGATAAAGGAACTGCTTGATAAAATGATTGCATTGGTAAATCTGGACCTGGAAATAGTACCAGATCCAGCCCGGATGAGACCCTCGGATGTAGAACTTCTCATCGGCTCGTATGAAAAGTTCCATGTCGCCACCGGCTGGGAACCCTCCATCCCGTTGGAACAAACCTTGAAAGACCTTTTAGATTACTGGCGCTCCCGTATCCTATGA